A DNA window from Xanthomonas campestris pv. campestris str. ATCC 33913 contains the following coding sequences:
- a CDS encoding LysR family transcriptional regulator — protein sequence MDLANLSAFVAIAGHGSFSSAAEALHLTQPAVSKRIALLEAQLSARLFDRLGRQVVLTEAGLALLPRAQRILAELDDTRRVLEHLGAAVGGRLSLATSHHVGLHRLPALLRRFAAEHPQAALDIQFLDSELAYAAVLRGEVELAVTTLAPDTRAPLRAQPIWQDRLQFVVAPDHPLAALETVTLDDVVAHPAVLPDPGTFTHRIVAGLFAERGLAPSLRMTTNYLETIKMLVLVGLAWSVLPERMIDHQIMALPLADVALSRALGCVTHGGRTLSRAAQAFVALLHTQADQAAGLRGLPR from the coding sequence ATGGACCTCGCCAATCTGAGCGCATTCGTGGCGATTGCCGGCCACGGCAGCTTCTCGTCAGCGGCCGAAGCGTTGCATCTGACCCAACCTGCGGTGAGCAAGCGCATCGCCCTACTGGAAGCGCAATTGTCGGCACGGCTGTTCGACCGCCTGGGCCGCCAGGTGGTGTTGACCGAGGCCGGGCTGGCGCTGCTGCCGCGCGCGCAGCGCATCCTGGCCGAACTGGACGACACGCGCCGCGTGCTGGAGCACCTGGGCGCGGCGGTCGGCGGGCGGCTGAGCCTGGCCACCAGTCACCACGTGGGGCTGCACCGGTTGCCGGCATTGTTGCGACGCTTCGCCGCAGAGCATCCGCAGGCGGCCCTGGACATCCAGTTCCTGGATTCGGAACTGGCTTACGCGGCGGTGTTGCGCGGCGAGGTGGAACTGGCGGTGACCACACTGGCACCGGACACCCGCGCCCCGTTGCGCGCGCAGCCGATCTGGCAAGACCGCCTGCAGTTCGTGGTGGCGCCGGATCACCCGTTGGCCGCGTTGGAGACGGTCACGCTCGATGACGTGGTCGCCCACCCAGCGGTGCTGCCGGATCCGGGCACCTTCACCCATCGCATCGTGGCCGGGTTGTTCGCCGAACGCGGCCTGGCGCCGAGCCTGCGCATGACCACCAATTATCTGGAGACGATCAAGATGCTGGTGTTGGTTGGCCTGGCCTGGAGCGTGCTGCCCGAGCGCATGATCGATCACCAGATCATGGCGCTGCCGTTGGCCGATGTGGCGCTATCGCGTGCGTTGGGATGCGTCACCCACGGCGGGCGCACCTTGTCGCGCGCGGCGCAGGCGTTCGTGGCGCTGTTGCATACGCAGGCGGATCAGGCGGCAGGGCTGCGGGGGCTGCCCCGCTGA
- a CDS encoding ligand-binding sensor domain-containing diguanylate cyclase, whose translation MDGVGAHAHTGELRSAQALRSASLWLWPLLCWALLAGWPLGAHPLKHTAYHTVTRWDMDDGLPHNLVHAVAQGSDGVIWLGTWEGVARFNGRDFTVFDRQNTPGVELGGVFVVVRDGDGMLFGTAFDGVYRHQDGRWQQLGDASARHLAVSALLRRADGALWVGTPQTLYRIELDGRVVDVGRQAGLPRARITALSTDARGDLWIGTDVGLYQLPLGASAATAWGQAHGMADTPVRRLASDRQGGLLVAGDDGVWWWSRGGGLQRFRQGQRVDSLVMDRSGHLWMSLSAGTLVVHSGPDDPDEQIAISGVASPALLEDAEGLIWVGSTHGLFRVAEGAAHGVTIDDGLASDYVRSVLQTADGTVWVGSAVGLDRWRDGQIARVPFSRGSAGRVLEQSVLALADAGDGGVWAGTYSQGVLRLDAQGAVVQRIGAAEGLSSLSVRAVLPDGDALWIGTTAGLVRWHDGRARRYTAADGVPDGSVQVLYRDAQGTIWSGTDRGMTALSPDGGTRAWLGEQDFPGQNAFDFLRDPSGDLWIASDRGLLRLRGERFQVYDHRVGLPRDKVFRVIDDGRGYLWLSSNHGVFRIARRDFDQIDAGTREQLSVEVVDRSDGMPGNQGNGSSAPAGWLTQTGQLLFPTAAGLGVIDPARVGTLQGHRVPIVIERLVVDGMVQPLDGPHRLSADTRRIAIGYAGLNFRGPDKVRYRYRLDGFDPDWVDADSATEAVYTNLPPGRFRFRVQAMSLPVDWRQAALLGETSVVLELAPPWWRRGEVIGLGVLCLASVIYGFYLWRTASYRRRQRELNVVIDKRTRELSDKNLALQQASQEREALMRQLEYRASHDVLTALPNRREAERVLQQWLDEAQAGGAPLALALADIDHFKRINDAHGHEVGDAVLRAVGEVLADQEHAHCFAARHGGEEFLLAVTGLEAAHARALFEQQRQRLGTIAIAADEATVQCTASMGMAMSNEAHSRRELLALADRRLYHAKRQGRDRLIDQ comes from the coding sequence GTGGACGGGGTCGGGGCGCATGCGCACACAGGCGAGCTCCGCAGTGCGCAGGCGCTGCGGAGTGCATCGCTGTGGCTGTGGCCGCTACTGTGCTGGGCGCTGCTGGCTGGCTGGCCGCTTGGCGCGCATCCGCTCAAGCACACCGCCTATCACACGGTCACCCGCTGGGACATGGATGACGGCCTGCCGCACAACCTGGTGCATGCGGTCGCCCAGGGCAGCGATGGGGTGATCTGGCTCGGCACCTGGGAAGGCGTGGCGCGCTTCAATGGGCGCGATTTCACCGTGTTCGACCGTCAGAACACCCCTGGCGTAGAGCTGGGCGGAGTGTTCGTGGTGGTACGCGATGGCGACGGCATGCTGTTCGGCACCGCCTTCGACGGTGTGTACCGTCATCAGGACGGCCGCTGGCAACAGCTGGGCGATGCCTCCGCTAGGCATCTGGCTGTCAGCGCGCTGCTACGGCGCGCCGATGGTGCGTTGTGGGTGGGCACGCCGCAGACGCTGTACCGGATCGAGCTGGATGGGCGGGTGGTGGATGTCGGGCGTCAGGCCGGCCTGCCACGCGCACGCATCACCGCCTTGTCGACGGACGCGCGTGGCGACCTGTGGATCGGGACCGACGTCGGCCTGTATCAGCTGCCGCTAGGCGCCAGCGCCGCAACTGCCTGGGGGCAGGCGCATGGCATGGCCGACACCCCCGTGCGTCGGCTGGCCAGCGATCGCCAGGGCGGCTTATTGGTGGCTGGCGACGACGGGGTGTGGTGGTGGAGCCGGGGCGGGGGCCTGCAGCGCTTCCGCCAGGGCCAGCGGGTCGACTCGCTGGTGATGGACCGCAGCGGTCACCTGTGGATGAGCCTTTCCGCCGGCACCTTGGTGGTGCACAGCGGGCCGGATGATCCAGACGAACAGATCGCCATTTCCGGCGTGGCCAGCCCGGCATTGCTGGAGGATGCCGAGGGCCTGATCTGGGTGGGCAGCACGCATGGGCTGTTCCGGGTCGCCGAAGGCGCTGCGCATGGCGTCACCATTGACGACGGCCTGGCCTCGGACTACGTGCGAAGCGTGTTGCAGACCGCCGATGGCACCGTGTGGGTGGGCAGCGCGGTGGGCCTGGACCGCTGGCGCGACGGGCAGATCGCACGCGTGCCGTTCTCGCGGGGCAGTGCCGGGCGGGTGCTGGAGCAATCGGTGCTGGCGCTGGCCGATGCGGGCGATGGCGGGGTCTGGGCCGGCACCTATAGCCAGGGTGTGCTGCGTCTGGATGCGCAGGGGGCGGTGGTCCAGCGCATCGGTGCGGCCGAGGGCCTGTCCTCGTTATCGGTGCGTGCGGTGTTGCCGGACGGCGATGCGTTGTGGATCGGCACCACTGCCGGGTTGGTGCGCTGGCACGACGGCCGCGCGCGTCGTTACACCGCCGCCGACGGGGTGCCGGATGGCTCGGTGCAGGTGCTCTATCGCGATGCCCAGGGCACCATCTGGAGCGGAACCGACCGTGGCATGACCGCACTGTCGCCCGATGGCGGCACCCGCGCCTGGCTGGGCGAGCAGGATTTTCCGGGCCAGAACGCCTTCGATTTCCTGCGCGATCCCAGTGGCGATCTGTGGATTGCCAGCGACCGCGGGCTGCTGCGGCTGCGCGGCGAGCGCTTCCAGGTGTATGACCATCGTGTGGGCCTGCCGCGCGACAAGGTGTTCCGCGTCATCGATGACGGCCGCGGCTACCTGTGGCTGTCGAGCAATCACGGCGTGTTCCGGATTGCGCGGCGCGACTTCGACCAGATCGACGCCGGCACCCGCGAGCAGCTCAGTGTGGAAGTGGTGGACCGCAGCGACGGCATGCCCGGCAACCAGGGCAACGGCAGCAGCGCGCCGGCCGGCTGGCTGACGCAAACCGGCCAGTTGCTGTTTCCCACCGCGGCCGGCCTGGGCGTGATCGACCCCGCCCGGGTCGGCACCCTGCAAGGCCACCGCGTGCCGATTGTGATCGAGCGCCTGGTGGTGGACGGCATGGTGCAGCCGCTGGACGGCCCGCATCGTCTGAGTGCAGATACCCGACGCATCGCCATTGGCTATGCCGGGCTCAATTTCCGCGGGCCGGACAAGGTGCGTTACCGCTACCGGCTCGACGGCTTCGACCCGGATTGGGTGGACGCCGACAGCGCGACCGAAGCGGTCTATACCAATCTGCCGCCGGGGCGGTTCCGTTTCCGCGTGCAGGCGATGTCGCTGCCGGTGGATTGGCGCCAGGCGGCGTTGCTCGGTGAAACCAGCGTGGTGCTGGAACTGGCGCCGCCGTGGTGGCGGCGTGGCGAAGTCATCGGCCTGGGCGTGTTGTGCCTGGCCAGTGTGATCTACGGGTTCTATCTGTGGCGCACCGCCAGTTATCGACGCCGCCAGCGCGAGCTCAACGTGGTGATCGACAAGCGCACCCGTGAATTGAGCGACAAGAACCTGGCCTTGCAGCAGGCCAGCCAGGAGCGTGAAGCCCTGATGCGCCAGCTCGAATACCGCGCCAGCCACGATGTGCTCACCGCTTTGCCAAACCGCCGCGAAGCCGAGCGCGTGCTGCAGCAATGGTTGGACGAGGCGCAGGCGGGCGGCGCGCCGCTGGCATTGGCGCTGGCCGACATCGACCACTTCAAGCGCATCAACGATGCGCACGGCCACGAAGTCGGCGATGCGGTGTTGCGTGCAGTGGGTGAGGTATTGGCCGACCAGGAACACGCGCACTGCTTTGCCGCGCGCCACGGCGGCGAAGAATTCCTGCTGGCCGTGACCGGCCTGGAGGCTGCGCACGCGCGTGCCTTGTTCGAACAACAGCGCCAACGCCTGGGCACCATCGCGATTGCCGCAGACGAGGCCACCGTGCAGTGCACTGCCAGCATGGGCATGGCGATGAGCAACGAGGCGCACAGCCGGCGCGAGTTGCTGGCGCTGGCCGACCGCAGGCTGTATCACGCCAAACGGCAGGGACGCGATCGGTTGATCGATCAGTAG
- a CDS encoding TetR/AcrR family transcriptional regulator: MSSSPPLKSKAKSNGPGRPKDLGKRAAILGAARSLFMEQGFAGVSMDGIAALAGVSKLTVYSHFGDKESLFGEAIRAQCQHMMPDDLFDHAPEGALREQLIEIADAFFAMVSSDSAIATHRMMMAPGTGDVHVREMFWDAGPKRTQQALADFLSARVADGQLEIPDVARAAAQFFCLLKGELYALMMCGLHGQPDRAQVDEHIHASVDFFLRAYVPR; encoded by the coding sequence ATGTCCAGCTCGCCCCCCCTCAAGTCCAAGGCCAAGAGCAACGGCCCTGGGCGTCCCAAGGATCTTGGGAAACGCGCCGCCATCCTGGGCGCCGCCCGCTCGCTGTTCATGGAGCAAGGTTTTGCGGGCGTCAGCATGGACGGCATCGCCGCCCTGGCGGGCGTCTCCAAGCTGACCGTCTACAGCCACTTTGGCGACAAGGAAAGCCTGTTTGGCGAGGCGATCCGCGCACAATGCCAGCACATGATGCCCGACGACCTGTTCGACCATGCGCCCGAAGGCGCGTTGCGCGAGCAGCTCATCGAGATCGCCGACGCCTTCTTCGCCATGGTCAGCTCCGACTCGGCCATTGCCACCCACCGCATGATGATGGCGCCAGGTACCGGCGACGTGCACGTGCGGGAGATGTTCTGGGACGCTGGCCCCAAGCGGACCCAACAGGCGCTGGCGGATTTCCTCAGCGCGCGCGTGGCCGACGGGCAGCTGGAGATTCCCGACGTGGCCCGCGCCGCCGCGCAATTCTTCTGCCTGCTCAAGGGCGAGCTGTACGCGCTGATGATGTGCGGCCTGCACGGCCAGCCCGATCGCGCGCAGGTGGACGAGCACATCCACGCCAGCGTGGATTTCTTCCTGAGAGCCTATGTGCCGCGCTGA
- a CDS encoding protein-L-isoaspartate O-methyltransferase family protein translates to MTIDFTQAREKMVEQQIRPWDVLDLRVLDVLARMPREAFVPEAYKTLAYVDVEIPLSAGHKMMKPVVEGRMLQALDLQPGEDVLEVGTGSGFSTACLAALAREVVSLEIDPALAAAARANLDATGLGSNVRIETADVFAWQSERRFDAICVTGAVDTLPTQWLQWLRPNGRLFVVRGHDPVMEAVLVRGDVNAPRIESLFETDLAYLQGAAPTPRFQF, encoded by the coding sequence ATGACGATCGATTTCACCCAGGCCCGCGAAAAGATGGTCGAACAGCAGATCCGGCCGTGGGATGTGCTGGACCTGCGCGTGCTCGACGTGCTGGCGCGCATGCCGCGCGAAGCCTTCGTGCCGGAGGCCTACAAGACCCTGGCCTACGTCGATGTGGAAATTCCGCTGTCGGCCGGCCACAAGATGATGAAGCCGGTGGTCGAAGGCCGCATGTTGCAGGCCCTGGATCTGCAGCCCGGCGAAGACGTGCTTGAAGTGGGCACCGGCAGCGGCTTCTCCACCGCCTGCCTGGCCGCACTGGCCCGCGAAGTGGTGAGCCTGGAGATCGACCCCGCGCTGGCCGCCGCCGCGCGTGCCAACCTGGACGCCACCGGCCTGGGCAGCAACGTGCGTATCGAAACCGCCGACGTGTTCGCCTGGCAGAGCGAGCGTCGCTTCGACGCCATCTGCGTGACCGGCGCGGTCGATACGCTGCCGACCCAGTGGCTGCAGTGGCTGCGCCCGAACGGCCGGCTGTTTGTGGTGCGCGGTCACGATCCGGTGATGGAGGCCGTCCTGGTCCGTGGTGACGTCAACGCGCCGCGCATCGAATCGTTGTTCGAAACCGACCTCGCCTATCTCCAGGGCGCCGCACCGACGCCCCGATTCCAATTCTGA
- a CDS encoding TolC family outer membrane protein, whose translation MIRRSLVLALAAALFPMAAHATDLLQVYEMARNGDPQLAVAESTRLVNREGQVQARAALLPQLNGAFDYSKAHREIEGQDGRITTSSRSSQIQGSQTIFNWSQFSTLRAQREVAKAADFTLESANNDLITRTSAAYFQVLVGIESLAAAETNEAAAKKQFDYADKRLEVGLAPITDVHEARAQYDQARADTINARNTLKDYYQALTELTGQPVVGLRALPENFRPEVPAAYSNVDQLVASAIADNPALKAQQLQVSAAEASINAARAGHLPTVNLTGSVGRSNSWGTGAAESGVFTTQGRDIDTDSIGISVSIPIFAGGATQSAVRQAISQRDIQQDTYEQQKRALDRNTRNAYQTVVAGISEVEARRLSVVSAQAAYDASQVGLEVGTRTVLDVVQNQRTLFQAQQLYAQARYTFLQNRLLLAQAIGKIDIAELQDVNRLLSVEAEAKLQGSGSLQ comes from the coding sequence ATGATCCGCCGATCCCTCGTCCTGGCGCTGGCCGCCGCCCTGTTTCCGATGGCCGCGCACGCCACCGACCTGCTGCAGGTCTATGAAATGGCCCGCAACGGCGATCCGCAGCTGGCTGTTGCCGAGTCCACGCGGTTGGTGAATCGGGAAGGACAAGTGCAGGCGCGTGCGGCGTTGTTGCCACAGCTCAACGGCGCTTTCGATTACAGCAAAGCTCATCGCGAGATTGAGGGTCAGGATGGGCGCATTACAACTTCGTCACGCTCCAGCCAGATCCAGGGCTCACAAACCATCTTTAACTGGTCGCAATTTTCCACACTACGTGCACAGCGTGAAGTCGCCAAGGCAGCAGACTTCACGCTCGAGTCTGCCAACAACGACCTGATCACCCGTACCTCGGCAGCATATTTTCAGGTATTGGTCGGCATCGAGTCACTGGCAGCGGCCGAGACCAACGAGGCAGCGGCCAAGAAGCAATTCGACTACGCCGACAAGCGTTTAGAAGTGGGTCTGGCGCCGATCACCGACGTGCACGAAGCCCGTGCCCAGTACGACCAGGCGCGCGCCGATACCATCAATGCACGCAACACCTTGAAGGATTACTACCAGGCCTTGACCGAACTCACCGGTCAGCCGGTGGTGGGCCTGCGCGCGTTGCCAGAAAACTTTCGACCGGAAGTTCCTGCCGCTTACAGCAATGTCGACCAATTGGTGGCCTCGGCTATCGCCGACAATCCGGCGCTGAAGGCCCAACAATTGCAGGTCAGCGCAGCTGAAGCGAGTATCAATGCGGCAAGGGCAGGTCACCTTCCCACCGTCAATTTGACTGGCAGTGTGGGCCGCAGCAATAGCTGGGGTACCGGAGCCGCAGAAAGCGGTGTCTTCACTACTCAGGGACGTGACATCGACACCGACTCGATCGGCATCAGTGTGTCGATTCCAATTTTTGCTGGTGGCGCGACGCAGTCGGCAGTACGTCAGGCAATTTCGCAGCGTGATATTCAGCAGGACACCTACGAACAGCAGAAACGCGCGCTGGATCGCAATACGCGCAATGCCTATCAGACCGTAGTAGCCGGTATCAGCGAGGTGGAAGCACGTCGCCTGTCGGTGGTGTCCGCTCAAGCGGCTTATGACGCGTCTCAGGTCGGCCTGGAAGTGGGTACGCGCACCGTGCTGGACGTGGTGCAGAACCAGCGCACGTTGTTCCAGGCACAGCAGTTATATGCACAGGCGCGTTACACCTTCCTGCAGAACCGCCTGCTCCTGGCTCAGGCCATCGGCAAGATCGATATCGCCGAACTGCAGGACGTGAATCGCCTGCTGTCAGTAGAGGCAGAAGCCAAGCTGCAGGGCAGCGGTTCGTTGCAGTAA
- the waaA gene encoding lipid IV(A) 3-deoxy-D-manno-octulosonic acid transferase, whose protein sequence is MRKDPIEWLLRGLYSALLYLLLPVTVYHLVWRGFRVREYFNRWNERYASYTHACGRPRVWVHAVSVGEVNAAAPLVNALRAQRPDIRWVITTITPTGSERVRALWGDAVDHVYLPYDVPGSVGRFLEHFRPRLALILETELWPNMLFGCRDRQIPVYILNARLSARSLRGYRVLAPLISRALRTVTCVAAQSQDDAGRFITLGARPDQVVALGNLKFDIAAPAQLQDLVAQFRRQVPATRPVWIAASTHEGEEAAVADIHAQLLKQFPDLLLLWAPRHPERFPKVEALARDRGWTVTTRKAQQWPQARDQVFVVDTLGELMSFYACAQVAFVGGSLQPIGGHNLLEPAAVGTPAVTGPHLHNFSEISRRMREADAVTICEDAACVQRDLARLLGDPAQREAMAAAGLALVANGKGAVARTLVQIAPHLPPLASEIASSQ, encoded by the coding sequence ATGCGGAAAGACCCGATCGAATGGCTGTTGCGCGGGCTGTACTCGGCGCTGCTCTACCTGTTGCTGCCGGTGACGGTGTACCACCTGGTGTGGCGCGGCTTCCGCGTGCGCGAATATTTCAACCGATGGAACGAGCGCTACGCCTCCTACACGCATGCCTGCGGGCGCCCGCGCGTGTGGGTGCACGCGGTGTCGGTCGGCGAGGTCAATGCGGCGGCGCCACTGGTGAACGCCTTGCGTGCGCAACGGCCGGATATCCGCTGGGTCATCACCACCATCACCCCGACCGGCTCCGAGCGCGTGCGCGCGCTGTGGGGCGATGCGGTGGATCACGTCTATCTGCCCTACGACGTGCCCGGCAGCGTCGGGCGCTTCCTCGAACATTTCCGCCCGCGGCTGGCGCTGATCCTGGAAACCGAGTTGTGGCCGAACATGCTGTTCGGCTGCCGCGACCGTCAGATTCCGGTGTACATCCTCAATGCGCGGCTGTCGGCGCGCTCGCTGCGTGGCTACCGCGTGCTCGCACCGCTGATCAGCCGCGCCTTGCGCACCGTGACCTGCGTGGCAGCACAGTCGCAGGACGATGCCGGGCGCTTCATCACCCTGGGCGCGCGACCGGATCAAGTGGTTGCTTTGGGCAATCTCAAGTTCGATATCGCCGCACCGGCGCAGCTACAGGATTTGGTGGCGCAGTTCCGCAGGCAGGTGCCGGCAACCCGGCCGGTGTGGATTGCAGCCAGCACGCACGAAGGCGAAGAAGCGGCGGTGGCCGACATCCATGCGCAGCTGCTGAAACAGTTCCCGGACCTGTTGCTGCTGTGGGCGCCCCGGCATCCGGAGCGCTTTCCGAAGGTGGAGGCGCTGGCGCGTGACCGCGGCTGGACGGTGACTACCCGCAAAGCGCAGCAGTGGCCGCAGGCGCGCGACCAGGTATTCGTGGTCGATACCCTGGGCGAGTTGATGAGTTTCTACGCCTGCGCGCAGGTCGCCTTTGTCGGCGGCAGCCTCCAGCCGATCGGTGGCCACAATCTGCTCGAGCCGGCGGCGGTGGGTACACCGGCCGTCACCGGCCCGCACCTGCACAATTTCTCGGAAATTTCGCGGCGCATGCGCGAGGCCGATGCAGTGACCATTTGCGAGGACGCCGCGTGTGTGCAACGCGATCTGGCCCGCCTGCTCGGCGACCCCGCACAGCGCGAGGCCATGGCCGCGGCCGGGCTGGCGCTGGTGGCTAACGGCAAGGGCGCGGTGGCACGCACCCTGGTACAGATTGCGCCGCACCTGCCACCACTGGCGAGCGAGATCGCTTCGTCGCAGTGA
- a CDS encoding LpxL/LpxP family Kdo(2)-lipid IV(A) lauroyl/palmitoleoyl acyltransferase translates to MSESANVAVRPSLRNPKHWPMYLGLAVMVLAGRLPWLLQRALGRGVGWVAMRLAGTRRRAAEVNLKLCFPEQDDAWRARLLRDSFDALGVGLFEFARAWWGSIATIRPRMQIEGLEHLQRLQEQKRGVLLVSGHFMTLEMCGRLLCDHVPLAGMYRKHRNPVFEWAVKRGRLRYATHMFANEDLRATIKHLKRGGFLWYAPDQDMRGKDTVFVPFFGHPASTITATHQLARLTGCAVVPYFHRREGGSYVLKIAPPLADIPSDDVIADTTQVNAAIEDMVREAPDQYLWIHRRFKRQPGGRSDFYR, encoded by the coding sequence ATGTCCGAGTCCGCCAACGTCGCCGTCCGCCCTTCCCTGCGCAACCCCAAGCACTGGCCGATGTACCTGGGCCTGGCGGTGATGGTGCTCGCCGGGCGCCTGCCGTGGCTGCTGCAACGCGCGCTTGGCCGCGGCGTTGGTTGGGTGGCGATGCGCCTGGCGGGCACGCGCCGCCGCGCGGCCGAGGTCAACCTGAAACTGTGCTTCCCCGAGCAGGACGATGCGTGGCGGGCACGGCTGTTACGCGACAGCTTCGACGCACTGGGCGTGGGCCTGTTCGAATTCGCACGCGCCTGGTGGGGCAGCATCGCCACCATCCGCCCACGCATGCAGATCGAAGGCCTGGAACATCTGCAGCGGCTGCAGGAACAAAAGCGCGGCGTGCTGTTGGTGTCCGGACACTTCATGACCCTGGAAATGTGCGGGCGCCTGTTGTGCGACCACGTGCCGCTGGCCGGCATGTACCGCAAACACCGCAATCCGGTGTTCGAGTGGGCGGTCAAGCGCGGCCGGCTGCGCTACGCCACGCACATGTTCGCCAACGAGGACCTGCGCGCCACCATCAAGCATCTCAAGCGCGGTGGTTTCCTGTGGTACGCGCCGGACCAGGACATGCGCGGCAAGGACACGGTCTTTGTGCCGTTCTTCGGGCATCCGGCTTCCACCATTACCGCGACCCATCAGCTGGCGCGGCTCACCGGCTGCGCGGTGGTGCCGTACTTCCATCGTCGCGAAGGCGGCAGCTACGTGCTGAAGATCGCACCGCCGCTGGCGGACATCCCCTCCGACGATGTGATTGCCGATACCACGCAGGTCAATGCGGCGATCGAGGACATGGTGCGCGAAGCGCCCGATCAATACCTGTGGATCCATCGCCGCTTCAAGCGGCAGCCCGGTGGGCGGAGCGACTTCTATCGCTGA
- a CDS encoding O-antigen ligase family protein — protein sequence MTNSAAEPAPRAPVLTPDAGRWAPVWVLLFVALWPTPGLAETVLSLGAVFAAYRLLHARFRGGTRLLSGAAWALTSVLFFAYWLPQMLSAVDAVDVGRALRKSATDLRYLPFMWLCAIAVANAQRRRRTFIGLAVIAGVWTLDALLQVALGSSPLFFALDQVKQLISGHGLCTAQELAVVDRLSGVLGPCNLKFGQTLASLSPFLLLALGRRSAWAWAGAAASVGVVLVLAGSRASWITYGVIVLLSGWQLLGGRKVIAVAALGAVLAAGVVAVAPQARERLQRTTLAFTDGEQGVDQALSGRAQIWGAALCMIREHPLNGVGARGFRQAYPACNPAPDQAPAWGDGPAFHAHQILLEILAETGVIGLLLWLAGAAQAWRAWRYSSPAARAQARPAMIALVATVFPLNTHLAFYSSFWGGLSLMLAGLYAGALLNDDGDRSPPA from the coding sequence ATGACGAACTCCGCCGCTGAGCCCGCGCCGCGCGCGCCCGTGCTGACGCCCGATGCTGGCCGCTGGGCGCCGGTGTGGGTGCTGCTGTTTGTGGCCTTGTGGCCCACCCCGGGTCTGGCCGAAACGGTGCTGTCGCTGGGCGCCGTGTTCGCGGCCTACCGGCTGCTGCACGCGCGCTTTCGCGGCGGCACCAGGCTCTTGAGCGGCGCGGCCTGGGCGCTGACCAGTGTGTTGTTCTTCGCCTACTGGTTGCCGCAGATGCTCTCGGCCGTGGATGCGGTGGACGTGGGCCGCGCGCTGCGCAAGTCCGCTACCGATCTGCGTTACCTGCCTTTCATGTGGCTGTGCGCCATCGCGGTGGCCAACGCGCAACGGCGGCGGCGCACCTTTATCGGCCTGGCGGTGATCGCCGGGGTGTGGACGCTGGACGCATTGCTGCAGGTCGCGCTGGGCAGTAGTCCGCTGTTCTTCGCGCTGGATCAGGTCAAACAGCTGATCAGCGGGCACGGCCTCTGCACCGCGCAGGAACTGGCGGTGGTCGACCGGCTCAGCGGCGTGCTGGGGCCGTGCAATCTCAAGTTCGGCCAGACCCTGGCCAGCCTGTCACCGTTCCTGCTGCTGGCGCTGGGCCGGCGCAGCGCCTGGGCGTGGGCCGGCGCGGCGGCGTCGGTAGGCGTGGTGCTGGTGCTGGCGGGCTCGCGCGCCTCGTGGATCACCTACGGGGTGATCGTGCTGCTGTCCGGTTGGCAGTTGCTGGGCGGCCGCAAGGTGATCGCAGTGGCGGCGCTGGGCGCGGTGTTGGCCGCAGGCGTGGTTGCCGTGGCACCGCAGGCCCGAGAGCGCCTGCAACGCACCACCTTGGCCTTTACCGATGGCGAGCAGGGCGTGGATCAGGCCTTGTCCGGGCGTGCGCAGATCTGGGGCGCGGCGCTATGCATGATTCGCGAGCATCCGCTCAATGGCGTGGGCGCGCGCGGCTTTCGCCAGGCGTACCCGGCCTGCAATCCTGCACCTGACCAGGCCCCGGCCTGGGGCGATGGCCCGGCCTTCCACGCGCATCAGATCTTGCTGGAAATCCTGGCTGAAACCGGGGTGATCGGCCTGCTGCTGTGGCTGGCCGGCGCGGCGCAGGCGTGGCGCGCATGGCGCTATTCGAGCCCGGCAGCCCGCGCGCAGGCACGCCCGGCGATGATCGCCCTGGTGGCCACGGTGTTCCCGCTTAACACGCATCTGGCGTTCTATTCGAGCTTCTGGGGCGGTCTCAGCCTGATGCTGGCCGGCCTGTATGCCGGTGCGTTGCTCAATGACGATGGGGATCGTTCGCCGCCTGCCTGA